GCCTCCTTCAGCAACTTTTCACCAGTCTTAAGTAACTGAACAGTATATAAAAAACCTGCTAAGAATGCCAAGGAAGAACTCTCACCTTAAAGGACTTCCAGGTTGATAAACCCTTCATGCTCTTTTCACAGTACATGGATTAAATCAACCCCTTTAAATTCCATTTTAAAATTACCTCCAGAAACTGGAACATGGGTTACAACCCAAATTTGCctagttatttttttcttagctGCTACATCCTTTTATCAAGCATGTGCTTGAAATGACTTTCCAAGGGTCCATAAACAGCTCAAAGCCTGTTTTGAGCACGCAGATGCCTAACCCTACTGGACTAACACTAGCCATGCAACTACTTACACCTCTGGAAGCACCTACATCAGCGTGCCTGACAGTATAAAGGTCTACAATATTCTTTTCTTAAATACACTTTCTCCCTCCTCCATATCTGACtgtaaaaataattttcttctcaCTTACCAGGTATCTCAGACTTTCTCCATTCACCATGGATAAAATATATCCCTTGCCAACACACTacaggagaaaacacagaagatGGATGCTGACATTGAGAAGCAAGAACACTACAGCACAGAGGCTAAATCGAGTGCTTCAGTGTTCCAGATTGAGTAATTCAATTTTTGGGTCTTGCTCCCTTTTACTTAATCGTTTCAATCAATGCCTGGGACTCGAATCAGTTTAAAGGGACTGAAATTTAGGACTGAGGCCTGACAAACTCTTAAGCAAAAAACCAAGCATATTTGAACACAAGTCACAAAACAGCAATAGTGTCACCAATTATTTCTGACTCTACTTACAAGACATCTAAGGAATGCCAGGTGACTACCTAAAGAATGGTGGCAGTTTTTCAGAATCTAGAATTTAAAGGAACTGAATAGCAATTCGTCTTTCAAACTACAACACATACTTTAAGGCTGAAGCTGAATTTACACAGAAAAATTAGTCTGATTATTTCTCATTTCTCACACTCAAGACTGCAGTTTTGTTCATTACCAATTACTTCAACAGCTGACTGCTTTAAAATGTCATCAACCAACCTACTTCAAGTAATTGGGTATGCAAATATTTCAAGTGGCACTGGGCGTAGCCTGCATGGTTAACGTCACAGATGTGACAAAAAACCATTTTTTGTGTTCCCGGAAAGAGCTAGAACCAAACACTTGGACATGAATAAACGAGACGGACAACAATTCTTGGTCAGAAACAAATGTGAAATTATGATTACAATTTAAAGTTGATGTTTAACCATTTGCCAATTTTAAAGAGTTGGAACAAGGACACAAAGTCATACATCACTAGAAGGTCATTTTATTTCTGAGCCTTCTGGGCCTTCTCTGACTTCTGTGCTTTTTCTGACTTGGGTGCCTTCTCTGACTTCTCTGGCTTCTTGCCCTTTTTAGAAGACATCCTCTGGAGCTTCTTCATTTCATGCTTGATGATCCTGTTTCTCTGTAAAGGAAATTGTTTACAATTCATCAGAACAAAATCAACAAATACTTCGCCTTAAATGTAAAGCTTTCAGGTTCTGTCTCTTTTGATAATTACCCTTTGCTAAACAAGTATATGACAGTAAAATAAAAATTGTTACTACGCATTGTAATGTGAAATTCCACCTAAAGCACTTTTGATCTACCCCACAGTCAGCCATCATTCTGGCTGTGAACTTGGGCATCTCAGTATTTTTTGGGTAATGACTTTTGTTATAGAATGAAATAGTAGCAGTAACCCATCAAGAACACCTGACTTCATCAGGTGACAATCCTTTCCTCAACTCTAACTTGGAAGACTGACACACAGATCATGGGTTTATGTTTGCCCAAACACTGAAGAGAACGTGGTGACCAAAGAAGCAGGAAAAATTCCAGGGATTCACATACTTGGTGTTACTTCACATCCCAAGCCAGCTACAAAAGGCCATCTTGTGTATGTGACTCTAAAGTGAAAGATACAAGTGTTGTTCCCATACAGAAGTGGTGCTCAAACACTTACCATTTTCTTCGCTTTCATAACCTTGTAGCGATCAAAGTCAGTCATTTTGGCCTTCTGTTTGAAGAGAATCAGTAATCAAGTTCCTCATGTAAACACAGGCAAGCAGTAAAACTCAGTGCTGCAAAGCAAATCTCAACCCCCAGATTAAGTTTAGCTGCACATCTGAACTAGTTCGCCTTTGCTGGTGCTGGAAAAAAAGGTGGTTATAGAAATGACTGAGTAAAATCTTAGCCCACAACTGAAGATGCAGGGTTTACTAGCTCGCATCTAATTTTCCTAAGCAGGAGCAGTACGTGTATTACTCATCCAGTGAAAAACTACCTTTTCTCGGGCTTCTATCTTCTTTGCCCATCTTGTTGCAGCCCATTTCTCATTTACGTTTTCCTTTTCCCAGGCACGTCGCACACACTTCTGACGAGCACTGCATTGGAACAGTCACAAAAGTCTGTTCAGTCTTTGCAAAAAAAAGTTCTCTGATGCTGGCCCATCGCATTTCATACAAAAGAAAACCacttttctgtattacttcagACATTTACTTTAAGTCAATGCCACATACATCTCTGCAGCCTATTTTTTATTGCACAGATCCTTAGATGTATTCAACAGGCAGACAAAATTTTACTATGTACATGCAAATCCATTGTCTTAATGCTATATGACCATTTCATGTTTAGTAAGCATTAGATCAAGTGGTGTAAGCCATCAAGTGACAGCGTGGTTTTTACAgaggttaaaaaaaccccaccaacaaCTCACCTGTGTGGGAATTTGAGAACAAAATCAGTCAGCTGCATGCACTTGAAGGGCATAGCCTGCCTTCTGACACCACTGCAGGGGCCATCAACTAGTGCCTGAAGGACAACAAATGCGGTGGGTTTGTAGTTTAGCCATGGTCCTAAAAACAGTTTCCTAATAATGTATGAACAGCATCTGGGCAACAACAGACCAAGATAAATGTCACACAGAGAGAAAGTGTTAAATCTTCTGTATACAACCCGAACTTTACACAAAAAAATTTAAAGACTCATCTCGGGGGGGAGGGCGGGTGAGAGGAAACATTACACCAAGCCAAAATGACACAtttcatcttcctttttttctgaaaCATTAAGTGAAACAAACCCCTAGTCCAAACACTTGCTTTAAATATACCTTAATACCATTCCATTTTTAAGTTTTAGACTCTGATATCACTTGTCCCAATTGTACAAAACATTTGAAAAAGTCTGTtcgcaaaaaaaaaacacttaaaaTTGATGCAGCCTTAGAGGAAAAGCGTCTGCTaaggcagaaaagagaaaatgaacGTACGGCGCTCATAGCTTACCCTATTTTGGTCAATAACATCCACAATGGCCACCAGCTTGCCAGCATGTGGCCcaaaggaaatgaaagcaaCTCTGCCAATCTCGACGAAGCGCTTGAACACCTAGGTGCAGTGAGAAAGTTAGGTGAGAATATGCTCAAGGCCACTGTCAGGTTCAGTGCTCTTGCGACCGTTAGAACAGCCTCCCAAGCTCTTCTAACTGCACAAACCCCCTTCGCTCGAGCAGAAGACCCACGGCAAACGCACTGAgccttctgctggctgcagccccgcGAGGACGCCGCAAGCGGGTGCAGGGAGAGGCGCCAGCGAGAAGCGGCGAGCCCCGCGGATGCAAGC
This genomic window from Pogoniulus pusillus isolate bPogPus1 chromosome 32, bPogPus1.pri, whole genome shotgun sequence contains:
- the RPL14 gene encoding large ribosomal subunit protein eL14 translates to MVFKRFVEIGRVAFISFGPHAGKLVAIVDVIDQNRALVDGPCSGVRRQAMPFKCMQLTDFVLKFPHSARQKCVRRAWEKENVNEKWAATRWAKKIEAREKKAKMTDFDRYKVMKAKKMRNRIIKHEMKKLQRMSSKKGKKPEKSEKAPKSEKAQKSEKAQKAQK